In Symmachiella dynata, the following are encoded in one genomic region:
- a CDS encoding MraY family glycosyltransferase: protein MVLLIIACAASGFFISAVVTAVVRAMAPKWGLVDQPAARKVHETPTALGGGIGIWLGTVLPLAGAQLFLSSSTITQLLPEELAAHVAGIGARSGQLWAIIAWGTLLAVMGLIDDLKNLPWAPRLAVQLIAAIGLVSMGVRATLFADAAWIGAIVTVLWILVLTNSFNFLDNMDGLTSGIGLITSVIFALIMLTSTSEPRWFVAAFLLILAGSLGGFLCHNFPPAKIFMGDAGSYFVGLSIASMTVVGTFYEYEKTPPYVMLAPLCVLAIPLYDFCSVMIIRLSEGRSPFHADKCHFSHRLVELGLSRRDAVLTIHLATLTTGLGGLLLYQVSNWAGALIVVALILCVLAVIAILETAARRHQKKQ from the coding sequence ATGGTTTTGTTGATTATTGCCTGTGCAGCCTCGGGGTTTTTCATTTCCGCGGTTGTAACGGCTGTGGTGCGGGCGATGGCGCCGAAGTGGGGATTGGTCGATCAACCAGCGGCGCGGAAGGTCCATGAAACGCCGACCGCCCTCGGCGGAGGGATTGGGATTTGGCTGGGGACGGTCTTGCCGTTGGCCGGTGCGCAGCTATTTTTGTCGTCCTCAACCATCACACAGTTACTCCCGGAAGAATTGGCTGCGCATGTCGCCGGGATCGGCGCACGGAGCGGCCAACTGTGGGCCATCATCGCTTGGGGAACCTTGTTGGCCGTGATGGGGTTGATTGACGACCTTAAAAACCTCCCCTGGGCACCGCGGCTGGCCGTACAACTGATCGCTGCCATCGGTTTGGTTTCGATGGGTGTCCGCGCCACGTTGTTCGCCGATGCGGCTTGGATCGGCGCGATCGTAACCGTGTTGTGGATTTTGGTGCTGACCAACTCCTTCAACTTTTTGGACAACATGGACGGGCTGACGTCCGGCATCGGTTTGATCACGTCGGTGATTTTTGCGCTGATCATGCTCACCAGTACCTCCGAACCGCGCTGGTTCGTCGCCGCATTTTTACTGATTTTAGCGGGATCGCTCGGCGGGTTTTTATGCCATAACTTTCCACCGGCAAAAATTTTCATGGGAGATGCCGGGAGTTATTTCGTCGGCCTGTCGATCGCCAGCATGACCGTTGTCGGTACATTTTACGAATACGAAAAAACGCCCCCCTATGTGATGTTAGCGCCGCTGTGCGTATTGGCCATTCCACTGTACGATTTTTGCTCGGTGATGATCATCCGACTGTCCGAGGGGCGCAGTCCGTTTCATGCTGACAAATGTCATTTCTCGCATCGCTTGGTCGAATTAGGCCTCAGCCGCCGCGATGCCGTGCTCACCATTCATCTGGCGACATTGACGACGGGACTGGGGGGGCTGCTACTCTATCAGGTCTCCAACTGGGCGGGCGCGTTGATCGTGGTGGCATTGATCCTCTGTGTCCTGGCTGTGATCGCAATCCTCGAAACAGCCGCTCGCCGCCATCAGAAAAAACAATAA
- a CDS encoding universal stress protein — protein sequence MIKLQRILVPTDFSAYSEEAMTYACAFAEQFEAELHVVHVLQDLVGVVPDPGVAFPPPGDYMGELQTSAEKALLQMPAPEWAAKHTVVRATRQGPPFLEIVRYAKELEIDLIVLGTHGRGGLAHVLLGSVAERVVRKAPCPVLTVRPGEHEFVMP from the coding sequence ATGATCAAGTTACAACGCATTTTGGTACCAACCGATTTCAGCGCCTATTCCGAAGAGGCCATGACATACGCTTGCGCATTCGCCGAGCAATTTGAAGCTGAGTTACATGTGGTACACGTCCTGCAGGATTTGGTGGGGGTCGTGCCTGATCCGGGGGTCGCATTTCCGCCGCCGGGTGATTACATGGGCGAATTGCAGACCAGCGCCGAAAAGGCTTTGCTGCAGATGCCCGCTCCCGAATGGGCAGCCAAACACACTGTCGTCCGCGCCACACGACAAGGCCCGCCATTCTTAGAAATCGTTCGCTATGCCAAAGAGCTGGAGATAGACCTGATCGTCCTGGGAACGCACGGCCGCGGCGGCTTGGCACATGTGCTGTTGGGCAGCGTTGCCGAACGAGTCGTCCGCAAGGCCCCCTGCCCTGTCCTGACAGTCCGTCCCGGTGAACACGAATTTGTGATGCCGTAA